The Amblyomma americanum isolate KBUSLIRL-KWMA chromosome 5, ASM5285725v1, whole genome shotgun sequence genome window below encodes:
- the LOC144135151 gene encoding uncharacterized protein LOC144135151 isoform X1, whose protein sequence is MSQGAERRRQRPAARLSRGSCRGSPIRRPGATDLAGRIPSSSRQPSQSQRSTEPAAGPPRPPVPHHPSLGEAAPAPPTGKMSASTTEVNVTTTTITRATSKAELVDENPDLAAECVQHVCADAKPVEQQPLPQPMLSNYEPMLQRLKSATSRKDQLLPGPPTDRLFDRDESGTVSVDVRKTLDEENLDNDKVYQHKLEGTEVRKLQENQALKEAFQEANTFDNLLMQKMLAKGQVTKKRTLVETASAKRVTTRRENEAAKLDSVGCTLKRNVEEVGNAEENVEKSERQQENIEKVTCTMSKQASGQTVTRRAPASAAKE, encoded by the exons ATGTCGCAGGGCGCAGAACGACGACGACAAAGACCAGCGGCGCGGCTCTCGCGCGGCTCGTGCCGGGGATCCCCCATCAGAAGACCAGGGGCCACCGACCTAGCCGGACGCATCCCCAGCAGCTCCCGCCAGCCGTCCCAGAGCCAACGTTCCACAGAGCCGGCCGCCGGACCCCCCCGCCCGCCCGTCCCCCACCACCCCTCCCTCGGGGAAGCAGCCCCGGCCCCGCCAACCGGCAAGATGAGCGCTTCGACGACCGAGGTGAACgtgaccaccaccaccatcacgcGGGCCACGTCCAAGGCCGAGCTGGTGGACGAGAACCCGGACCTGGCCGCGGAATGCGTGCAGCACGTCTGCGCCGACGCCAAGCCCGTCGAGCAGCAGCCCCTGCCGCAGCCCATGCTGTCGAACTACGAGCCCATGCTCCAAAGG CTGAAATCTGCGACGTCCCGTAAGGACCAGCTCCTGCCGGGCCCACCGACGGACCGGCTCTTCGACCGCGACGAGTCCGGCACGGTGTCCGTGGACGTGCGCAAGACCCTCGACGAGGAGAACCTGGACAATGACAAAGTGTACCAGCACAAGCTCGAGGGCACCGAGGTGCGCAAGCTGCAGGAGAACCAGGCGCTCAAGGAGGCCTTCCAGGAGGCCAACACCTTCGACAACCTGCTCATGCAGAAGATGCTCGCCAAGGGACAG GTGACCAAGAAGCGCACTCTCGTGGAGACGGCGTCGGCCAAGCGCGTGACCACGCGTCGCGAGAACGAGGCGGCCAAGCTGGACAGCGTGGGCTGCACGCTCAAGCGCAACGTCGAGGAGGTCGGCAACGCCGAGGAGAACGTCGAGAAGTCCGAGCGCCAGCAGGAGAACATCGAGAAGGTCACCTGCACCATGAGCAAGCAAGCCTCTGGCCA GACCGTCACCAGGCGAGCGCCGGCGTCTGCGGCGAAGGAGTGA
- the LOC144135151 gene encoding uncharacterized protein LOC144135151 isoform X2 translates to MSQGAERRRQRPAARLSRGSCRGSPIRRPGATDLAGRIPSSSRQPSQSQRSTEPAAGPPRPPVPHHPSLGEAAPAPPTGKMSASTTEVNVTTTTITRATSKAELVDENPDLAAECVQHVCADAKPVEQQPLPQPMLSNYEPMLQRLKSATSRKDQLLPGPPTDRLFDRDESGTVSVDVRKTLDEENLDNDKVYQHKLEGTEVRKLQENQALKEAFQEANTFDNLLMQKMLAKGQVTKKRTLVETASAKRVTTRRENEAAKLDSVGCTLKRNVEEVGNAEENVEKSERQQENIEKVTCTMSKQASGQ, encoded by the exons ATGTCGCAGGGCGCAGAACGACGACGACAAAGACCAGCGGCGCGGCTCTCGCGCGGCTCGTGCCGGGGATCCCCCATCAGAAGACCAGGGGCCACCGACCTAGCCGGACGCATCCCCAGCAGCTCCCGCCAGCCGTCCCAGAGCCAACGTTCCACAGAGCCGGCCGCCGGACCCCCCCGCCCGCCCGTCCCCCACCACCCCTCCCTCGGGGAAGCAGCCCCGGCCCCGCCAACCGGCAAGATGAGCGCTTCGACGACCGAGGTGAACgtgaccaccaccaccatcacgcGGGCCACGTCCAAGGCCGAGCTGGTGGACGAGAACCCGGACCTGGCCGCGGAATGCGTGCAGCACGTCTGCGCCGACGCCAAGCCCGTCGAGCAGCAGCCCCTGCCGCAGCCCATGCTGTCGAACTACGAGCCCATGCTCCAAAGG CTGAAATCTGCGACGTCCCGTAAGGACCAGCTCCTGCCGGGCCCACCGACGGACCGGCTCTTCGACCGCGACGAGTCCGGCACGGTGTCCGTGGACGTGCGCAAGACCCTCGACGAGGAGAACCTGGACAATGACAAAGTGTACCAGCACAAGCTCGAGGGCACCGAGGTGCGCAAGCTGCAGGAGAACCAGGCGCTCAAGGAGGCCTTCCAGGAGGCCAACACCTTCGACAACCTGCTCATGCAGAAGATGCTCGCCAAGGGACAG GTGACCAAGAAGCGCACTCTCGTGGAGACGGCGTCGGCCAAGCGCGTGACCACGCGTCGCGAGAACGAGGCGGCCAAGCTGGACAGCGTGGGCTGCACGCTCAAGCGCAACGTCGAGGAGGTCGGCAACGCCGAGGAGAACGTCGAGAAGTCCGAGCGCCAGCAGGAGAACATCGAGAAGGTCACCTGCACCATGAGCAAGCAAGCCTCTGGCCAGTGA